The following proteins come from a genomic window of Candidatus Methanoperedens sp.:
- a CDS encoding 50S ribosomal protein L32e, producing the protein MENEAIKQLTTIDGVGKAKAKILYDAGFETIESVKNASEEEIAGIKGIGEKLGRKIKASADQMVIEEEKTETGEETAGKIEASPVTITLDTETKRLLNIRKKQKSKKPTFKQTDSHKKKKLADYWRKPDGIHNKTRYAKHGKCPLVEAGYGSPAAVRGLHPSGFEEIIVNNIKEVESLKTDRQAGRIGATVGARKRSIIEKKAAELGLKILNPTQKVD; encoded by the coding sequence ATGGAAAATGAAGCGATCAAACAACTTACAACTATCGATGGTGTTGGCAAGGCCAAAGCGAAAATTCTTTATGATGCGGGATTCGAGACGATAGAATCTGTAAAAAATGCAAGCGAAGAAGAGATTGCAGGCATAAAAGGAATAGGCGAAAAACTTGGCCGGAAGATCAAAGCCTCTGCCGACCAGATGGTGATCGAAGAAGAAAAGACAGAGACAGGAGAGGAGACTGCTGGGAAAATCGAAGCATCACCTGTTACTATCACACTCGACACAGAAACAAAAAGACTTCTTAATATAAGAAAAAAACAGAAAAGTAAGAAACCCACATTCAAGCAGACAGATTCCCATAAAAAGAAGAAGCTTGCAGATTACTGGAGGAAACCGGACGGCATACATAATAAGACAAGGTATGCGAAGCATGGAAAATGCCCTCTTGTAGAAGCAGGATACGGAAGTCCGGCGGCTGTTCGCGGGCTTCATCCATCAGGATTTGAAGAGATCATTGTAAATAATATTAAAGAAGTTGAATCTCTTAAGACCGACAGGCAGGCTGGAAGAATAGGCGCAACTGTGGGAGCAAGAAAGCGCAGCATTATCGAGAAAAAAGCTGCAGAACTGGGATTGAAGATTTTAAATCCCACACAGAAGGTAGATTAA
- a CDS encoding 50S ribosomal protein L6 produces the protein METKRTIEIPEGVNINIDTTNVSVSGPQGQLQKKLWYPGVAIKKAGLEITVETNIPRREQLAILGTYESHLKNMIAGVTKGYEYKMKVVYSHFPIQIKTEGNKVIIANFLGEKKARKANIMGNTKVTIKGDQVILNGINKEDVGQTAANIRTATKIKRFDPRVFQDGVYLVEQ, from the coding sequence ATGGAAACAAAAAGAACTATAGAGATCCCTGAAGGCGTCAATATTAACATCGATACCACAAACGTATCGGTATCAGGCCCGCAGGGTCAGCTCCAGAAAAAACTCTGGTATCCGGGAGTTGCCATAAAGAAAGCTGGTTTGGAAATTACTGTGGAGACTAACATTCCAAGAAGGGAACAGCTCGCTATCCTTGGTACGTATGAGTCCCACTTAAAAAATATGATCGCAGGCGTGACTAAGGGATACGAATATAAGATGAAAGTCGTTTATTCGCATTTCCCTATCCAGATAAAAACCGAAGGGAACAAGGTAATAATTGCTAATTTCCTGGGTGAAAAGAAGGCAAGAAAAGCCAATATCATGGGTAACACAAAAGTCACGATAAAAGGCGACCAGGTCATCCTTAACGGTATCAATAAGGAAGATGTAGGGCAGACAGCAGCCAACATCCGCACAGCTACAAAGATCAAACGATTTGATCCCAGGGTGTTCCAGGACGGGGTTTACCTCGTGGAACAGTAA
- a CDS encoding 30S ribosomal protein S8, with protein MLLDPLADALSTIKNAEIIGKPDCTIKPASKLIGNVLKVMKDKAYIGDFEFIDDGKSGNFKVQLKGKINKCGVIRPRHAVRNTDFEKWEKRYLPAKGFGSIILTTPEGVMTHSEARDNGIGGELLAFVY; from the coding sequence ATGTTATTAGATCCACTTGCAGATGCATTATCAACAATAAAAAATGCAGAAATCATAGGCAAACCCGATTGTACTATCAAGCCCGCTTCAAAATTAATAGGAAACGTGCTTAAAGTCATGAAGGATAAAGCTTATATTGGCGATTTCGAATTCATCGATGATGGGAAATCGGGCAATTTCAAGGTACAGCTTAAAGGAAAAATCAACAAATGCGGCGTAATCAGACCGCGTCATGCAGTGAGAAATACCGATTTTGAAAAATGGGAAAAGCGGTATTTGCCAGCAAAGGGCTTCGGCTCTATTATCCTGACAACTCCTGAGGGTGTTATGACCCACAGTGAAGCCAGGGATAATGGCATTGGCGGAGAATTACTTGCTTTCGTTTATTAG
- a CDS encoding 30S ribosomal protein S14, with amino-acid sequence MERSNKKFGAGANACKRCGRKQGLVRKYGLYLCRQCFRDTAYQMGFEKYT; translated from the coding sequence ATGGAACGAAGTAATAAAAAATTTGGAGCCGGTGCCAATGCCTGCAAACGCTGCGGCAGGAAACAGGGGCTAGTCCGGAAATATGGATTATACCTCTGCAGGCAGTGCTTCAGGGACACAGCATACCAGATGGGCTTTGAGAAATATACATAG